The Verrucomicrobiota bacterium genome includes a region encoding these proteins:
- a CDS encoding HEPN domain-containing protein, whose translation MADAPAPDAKAWMIKAWRDLETARRAATGEPPFYDVAVYHCQQAAEKAVKTFLVQHGKPYEKTHDIEVLIDLAGEVEASFSKLADDADALTPYATRFRYPNATFAVEPQPAEYAEAEQHAQAVYDFVLNLLPKGA comes from the coding sequence ATGGCTGACGCGCCCGCCCCTGATGCAAAGGCGTGGATGATCAAAGCTTGGCGCGACTTGGAGACCGCCCGCCGTGCGGCGACTGGTGAACCGCCCTTCTATGATGTGGCGGTTTATCATTGCCAGCAGGCGGCGGAGAAAGCCGTCAAAACCTTTCTCGTTCAGCATGGAAAACCGTACGAGAAAACCCACGACATCGAAGTGCTGATTGACCTTGCAGGCGAGGTTGAAGCGAGTTTCAGCAAACTGGCCGACGACGCCGATGCGCTGACTCCCTACGCGACGAGGTTCCGTTATCCCAACGCGACCTTCGCCGTCGAACCGCAGCCGGCCGAATACGCCGAAGCCGAGCAACACGCCCAGGCTGTTTACGATTTCGTTCTGAACCTGTTACCAAAGGGAGCATGA
- a CDS encoding DUF1425 domain-containing protein has product MNDKTQTTPHPAPLPIGWGESGRRSGEGNVSAAFSILVPCCLALLAAVTATLITGCESTQDKGPYVPQQSKAPAYESTEPVVLMDPGVRYSLTTTGQPFAQTLPDGRLEVTVQLRNRENRRIEVQAGCVFKDVNGIATGDETPWQTVILTENATEQVKFVSSNDQAKKYTVRVRQAR; this is encoded by the coding sequence ATGAACGATAAGACTCAAACGACCCCTCACCCCGCCCCTCTCCCCATCGGATGGGGAGAGAGTGGCCGGAGGTCGGGTGAGGGGAATGTTTCGGCAGCCTTCTCCATACTTGTCCCTTGCTGCCTTGCGCTGTTGGCAGCCGTCACTGCAACCTTGATCACCGGCTGCGAATCCACGCAGGACAAAGGACCGTATGTGCCGCAGCAGTCGAAAGCCCCGGCCTACGAAAGCACCGAGCCGGTTGTGCTGATGGATCCGGGCGTGCGGTATTCGCTCACGACGACGGGCCAACCGTTCGCGCAAACGCTGCCTGACGGCCGCCTGGAAGTGACCGTGCAACTCCGCAACCGCGAGAATCGACGCATCGAAGTGCAAGCCGGTTGCGTGTTCAAGGACGTGAATGGCATCGCCACCGGCGACGAAACGCCGTGGCAGACTGTCATCCTGACGGAGAATGCCACCGAGCAGGTGAAGTTCGTTTCGTCAAACGATCAGGCGAAGAAATACACGGTCCGCGTGCGCCAGGCGCGGTAA
- the purS gene encoding phosphoribosylformylglycinamidine synthase subunit PurS, which produces MKAKIVITPKKAVVDPQGKTVRNALEHMGYTGINAVHVGKYLEIELNGADRETVRKQLDEACHKFLSNPVIEDYRLEIE; this is translated from the coding sequence ATGAAAGCCAAAATTGTCATCACGCCCAAGAAAGCGGTGGTCGATCCGCAGGGCAAAACCGTCCGCAACGCCCTCGAACACATGGGCTACACCGGCATCAACGCAGTCCACGTCGGCAAATATCTTGAAATCGAACTCAACGGTGCGGACAGGGAAACCGTGCGCAAACAACTCGACGAAGCATGCCACAAGTTTCTCAGCAATCCGGTGATTGAGGATTACCGGTTGGAAATTGAATGA
- the purQ gene encoding phosphoribosylformylglycinamidine synthase subunit PurQ, with the protein MNFAVLQFPASNCDQDAVHALRDVLGHSARYVWHKETSLGDADTVIVPGGFSYGDYLRCGAIARFSPVMQAVQKFAADGGLVLGICNGFQVLCEAGLLSGALIRNRSLQFRCEHVFLKTLTTDSPFTCQIQPAKLLRIPIAHGEGCYFADDETLNKLKANNQILWQYCNAQGEVTEQSNPNGSLWNIAGICNERRNVAGLMPHPERACETLLGSDDGRLIFESMIHALHSKQVAKAA; encoded by the coding sequence ATGAATTTTGCCGTCCTGCAATTCCCCGCCAGCAACTGCGACCAGGACGCCGTCCACGCGTTGCGCGATGTGCTCGGCCACTCGGCGCGCTACGTCTGGCACAAGGAAACCTCGCTCGGCGATGCCGATACCGTGATCGTGCCCGGCGGTTTCAGCTACGGTGATTACTTGCGCTGCGGCGCGATTGCGCGGTTCAGTCCGGTGATGCAGGCGGTGCAGAAGTTTGCGGCTGACGGCGGGTTGGTGCTTGGCATCTGCAACGGCTTTCAAGTGTTGTGCGAAGCCGGGTTGTTGTCCGGCGCATTGATTCGCAATCGTTCGCTCCAGTTCCGCTGCGAACATGTTTTTTTGAAAACGCTCACGACCGATTCTCCGTTTACGTGCCAGATTCAGCCGGCCAAGCTGCTTAGGATTCCCATCGCGCATGGCGAAGGTTGTTACTTTGCCGACGACGAAACGCTGAACAAACTCAAGGCGAACAACCAAATTCTGTGGCAATACTGCAACGCGCAGGGCGAAGTGACCGAGCAATCGAACCCGAACGGCTCGCTGTGGAACATCGCCGGAATATGCAATGAGCGTCGAAACGTCGCCGGTTTGATGCCGCATCCGGAACGCGCGTGCGAGACGCTTCTTGGCAGCGACGATGGGCGTTTGATTTTCGAGAGCATGATTCACGCGCTGCACAGCAAACAGGTGGCGAAGGCCGCGTGA
- a CDS encoding TIGR03663 family protein, whose translation MNRWFAPGLFLLICLALAFRLPQLDRRPMHNDEGLNAMKFRSLWVTNDYKYDPHEFHGPTLPYATLPAAWLSPARNFDDFTESTFRLVTVAFGIGLILLVLLLTDGLGKPETLCAVALTAISPAMVFYSRYYIHEMLLVFFTALTLGAGWRYWQTKSLGWCLLAGAGLALMFATKETFVLSAGCLVLAVLGNLLWSRWVDGHRSEIKGHLNFKHIAAAFVVALLVSVVLFTSFFTNASGPLDSLRTYLPWLNRAGGESPHIYPWDFYLRRLIFFHYPNGPIWTEALIVGLAVIGFVCALTRRWLGQTNGALVRVLAFYTAGLTLSYTLISYKTPWCLLNFLYGMILLAGVGAIALLRACKLPGLKWTTAAVLLAASGQLGWQAWRAGFPDCASQFNPYVYAQTSPNVVELINKIEAIARVSPQGHDTVIKVISSQESYWPLPWYLRRFNKVGWWDEMPKDPIAPIMLVSSGYEAKFDERPDKTHLMAGYFQLRPQVFFELYVELNLWRAYVKTLPPEKD comes from the coding sequence ATGAACCGGTGGTTTGCACCGGGGTTGTTTCTGCTCATCTGCCTCGCGCTGGCGTTTCGACTACCCCAGTTGGATCGTCGCCCCATGCACAACGATGAGGGCCTCAATGCGATGAAGTTCCGCTCGCTCTGGGTCACCAACGACTACAAATATGATCCACACGAATTCCACGGCCCGACGTTGCCTTATGCAACGCTACCGGCGGCGTGGCTGTCGCCCGCGCGAAATTTCGATGACTTTACGGAATCAACTTTCCGCCTCGTGACGGTGGCCTTCGGGATCGGTTTGATTCTGTTGGTTCTGTTGCTCACCGATGGTTTGGGCAAACCGGAAACCCTTTGCGCTGTCGCGCTCACGGCCATTTCACCGGCGATGGTTTTTTACAGTCGCTACTACATCCACGAGATGCTGCTGGTTTTTTTCACGGCGCTGACGCTCGGCGCGGGCTGGCGATATTGGCAAACGAAGTCACTTGGCTGGTGTCTGCTGGCGGGCGCCGGATTGGCACTGATGTTTGCGACGAAAGAAACCTTTGTCTTGTCCGCGGGTTGCCTGGTGCTGGCAGTGCTCGGCAATTTGCTCTGGAGCCGTTGGGTGGACGGTCACCGCAGCGAGATCAAAGGGCATTTGAACTTCAAACACATTGCTGCTGCGTTCGTGGTCGCGCTGTTGGTTTCAGTGGTGTTGTTCACTTCATTCTTCACCAACGCCAGCGGCCCGCTGGATTCGCTGCGGACTTATTTGCCCTGGCTTAATCGCGCCGGTGGAGAATCGCCCCACATTTATCCGTGGGATTTTTATTTGCGCCGGCTGATATTCTTTCATTACCCGAACGGCCCGATTTGGACGGAGGCATTGATCGTGGGATTAGCCGTGATTGGATTCGTCTGCGCGCTCACCCGCCGCTGGCTCGGCCAGACCAATGGGGCATTGGTTCGTGTCCTCGCCTTTTACACCGCCGGTCTGACCCTGAGCTACACACTGATTTCCTACAAGACGCCGTGGTGCCTGCTGAATTTTCTTTATGGCATGATATTGCTGGCGGGCGTGGGCGCGATCGCGTTGCTGCGCGCGTGCAAATTGCCGGGGTTGAAATGGACGACGGCCGCTGTGCTCCTCGCCGCATCAGGACAACTCGGCTGGCAGGCGTGGCGGGCCGGTTTTCCTGACTGTGCCAGCCAATTCAATCCGTACGTGTATGCCCAGACCTCGCCGAACGTCGTGGAACTGATAAACAAAATTGAAGCCATCGCCCGAGTGTCGCCGCAAGGGCACGATACCGTCATCAAAGTCATCTCCTCACAGGAAAGCTATTGGCCGTTGCCCTGGTATTTGCGCCGGTTTAACAAAGTCGGCTGGTGGGATGAAATGCCCAAAGACCCCATCGCGCCGATCATGCTGGTTTCGTCCGGATACGAGGCGAAGTTCGACGAGCGGCCGGACAAGACGCATCTGATGGCCGGTTACTTTCAACTGCGACCGCAGGTTTTCTTCGAGCTGTACGTCGAACTCAACCTCTGGCGGGCTTACGTAAAGACTTTACCACCAGAGAAGGACTGA
- a CDS encoding Gfo/Idh/MocA family oxidoreductase — MSSPQNRRTFIKYSSLAIGAAALSGPYLLRGQNLNSKLNIAAIGAGGKGSSDTDHCSGENIVALCDVDQNTLDKRKEKYPNAKLFRDYRKLLAEAKGIDAVTVSTPDHHHAAAAIMAMKLGKHVYCQKPLTYSVYEARMMVEHAKAHKVVTQMGNQGSSESGLRRAVEVIQAGAIGPVREIHVWSNRPVWPQGIDRPEGSDPVPESLDWDVWLGPAPVRPYKKDTYHTFKWRGWQDFGTGALGDMACHTANMPFRAVKLGYPTEVEAESSGINKETYPLSSKIRFQFPEREGLPPVAFWWYDGDPNNPKSFRPHGDQTKEVVDMLGKLPGSGCLLIGDKGKIFSPDDYGSQFFIKLKDDKEYISGTKHEAVANVAQTIPRNTLSPDTDRRHHLEWLAAIKAGKPEMCFSRFAIAGYLTEIILLGCVALRAGQKLEWDGPKMKARNTKAADHFVRREFRKGWKL, encoded by the coding sequence ATCTCTTCTCCACAAAATCGTCGTACTTTCATCAAGTATTCCTCGTTGGCCATCGGAGCAGCCGCCCTCAGCGGTCCTTATCTGCTGCGAGGACAGAATTTAAACAGCAAGTTGAACATCGCCGCGATCGGCGCCGGCGGCAAAGGGTCGAGTGATACCGACCACTGCTCCGGCGAGAACATCGTCGCCCTTTGCGACGTTGACCAAAACACACTTGATAAGCGCAAGGAGAAATATCCCAACGCGAAGTTGTTTCGAGACTATCGCAAGCTCTTGGCGGAAGCGAAAGGCATCGATGCAGTGACCGTGAGCACACCCGATCATCATCACGCAGCCGCGGCCATCATGGCGATGAAACTCGGCAAGCATGTCTATTGTCAGAAGCCTTTGACTTACTCCGTTTATGAAGCGCGGATGATGGTGGAACATGCAAAAGCACACAAGGTTGTCACCCAGATGGGCAATCAGGGCAGTTCGGAAAGCGGGCTGCGCCGCGCGGTGGAAGTCATTCAGGCGGGCGCCATTGGGCCAGTGCGGGAGATCCACGTCTGGTCGAACCGTCCGGTCTGGCCGCAGGGCATTGACCGCCCGGAAGGTTCAGATCCGGTGCCGGAAAGCTTGGATTGGGATGTGTGGCTCGGCCCCGCGCCGGTCCGTCCTTATAAGAAGGACACCTATCATACGTTCAAATGGCGCGGGTGGCAGGACTTCGGCACCGGCGCATTGGGTGACATGGCTTGTCACACCGCCAACATGCCGTTCCGCGCGGTGAAGCTGGGATATCCCACCGAGGTCGAGGCCGAATCTTCTGGCATCAACAAGGAGACTTACCCCTTGAGTTCGAAGATCCGATTCCAATTTCCCGAGCGCGAGGGTTTGCCGCCCGTCGCGTTCTGGTGGTATGACGGCGATCCGAACAATCCCAAGAGTTTCCGTCCGCATGGTGATCAGACCAAGGAAGTGGTGGACATGCTGGGCAAGCTGCCCGGCAGCGGCTGTCTGCTCATCGGCGACAAAGGCAAAATCTTTTCACCCGACGATTACGGTTCGCAATTCTTCATCAAGCTCAAGGATGACAAGGAATACATTTCCGGAACGAAGCACGAAGCCGTCGCGAACGTGGCGCAGACCATTCCTCGCAACACCCTCAGCCCGGACACCGACCGCCGTCATCATCTGGAATGGCTTGCGGCCATCAAGGCGGGCAAGCCGGAAATGTGCTTCTCGCGGTTCGCCATCGCGGGCTACCTCACCGAGATCATCCTACTTGGATGCGTCGCGTTGCGCGCCGGCCAGAAGCTCGAATGGGACGGCCCGAAGATGAAAGCCAGGAACACGAAGGCAGCGGATCATTTCGTCCGCCGCGAGTTCCGCAAAGGCTGGAAACTCTGA
- a CDS encoding HAD hydrolase family protein — protein sequence MKNANVFVDVDLTLVDADGKLLPSAPEALTKLRDKGCHLFLWSTNGANYARKVASLYGLTEMFEGFAAKPDIIIDDMPGTVVNPFVFDVNTEESWPALADKIIRKHID from the coding sequence ATGAAGAACGCGAACGTTTTCGTTGATGTTGACCTGACGCTCGTCGATGCGGACGGAAAGCTGCTGCCGAGCGCACCTGAAGCTTTGACCAAACTTCGAGACAAAGGTTGCCACTTGTTTCTGTGGTCAACCAACGGCGCGAATTACGCCCGCAAAGTCGCGAGTCTGTATGGCTTGACAGAAATGTTTGAAGGATTCGCCGCGAAGCCGGACATCATCATTGATGATATGCCGGGAACGGTTGTGAATCCATTTGTCTTCGACGTGAACACGGAGGAATCATGGCCTGCGCTGGCCGACAAAATTATTCGCAAACACATTGATTGA
- the purL gene encoding phosphoribosylformylglycinamidine synthase subunit PurL: MTEPAITSELVAKHNLTPEEYARVKEVLGREPSYTELGIFSVMWSEHCSYKNTRPLLKTFPTKSPKILVGAGEENAGIIDIGDGIAIAFKIESHNHPSAVEPFQGAATGVGGIIRDIFTMGARPVCAVNSLRFGPIVADVAADVSPLHSSSGKSQSRLTSAATNGEADAALKNNRRLFAGVVSGIAHYGNCFGIPTIAGEVYFDKSYEGNPLVNAFCLGVLRHEQIARGAAKGIGNPVFYVGPATGRDGLAGAAFASQDLTEESAEQQRGAVQVGDPFMEKLVCEACLELLATGAVAGIQDMGAAGLTCSTCETAARAGTGIEIELDKVPQRAPNMSSYEIMLSESQERMLIIVHKGREEEVKRIFDKWDLPWAEVGIVTDTGRMVVKHHGKVVADIPAKKIADESPVYQRDSQEPEYLKEVRAFRLDGVPDTTDPVADLKKLLAWPSIASKNWVYRQYDQMVRDGTVVCPGSDAAVLRIKADSLPEAANSPHASRLTEKLIALTVDCNGVYVYLDPYEGAKAAMAEACRNLACSGAVPLGTTDNLNMPSPLKPELFWQIKESVRGLAEACKAFNAPVTGGNCSLYNQSPAGPIDPTPTVAVVGLIEKPEHVTTQWFKDGGDAIILLGEAVDMQDPLLGLGGSACLQVIHGKKTGSPPRCDLDQARTLHTTLLGLIQSGLVKSAHDCSEGGLAVCLAESCISQLIARETPRLIGATIDLRAMKDTRLDALLFGETQSRAVISCKVLDALKVVERAKLMGVPAVQIGKVGGDKLTVKAAGSEFSAPITELHDSWWNSIARAML, translated from the coding sequence ATGACCGAACCCGCCATCACATCTGAGTTGGTTGCCAAACACAACCTCACGCCGGAAGAATACGCCCGCGTCAAAGAAGTCCTCGGGCGCGAGCCGAGCTACACCGAGCTGGGCATCTTCTCGGTGATGTGGAGCGAGCATTGCAGCTACAAAAATACCCGGCCGCTGCTCAAAACGTTTCCGACCAAGTCGCCGAAAATCCTCGTCGGCGCGGGTGAGGAAAACGCTGGCATCATTGACATCGGCGACGGCATCGCCATTGCGTTCAAGATCGAGTCGCACAATCATCCGAGCGCAGTCGAACCGTTTCAAGGCGCGGCGACCGGCGTGGGAGGAATCATCCGGGATATTTTTACGATGGGTGCAAGGCCGGTTTGTGCGGTGAACTCGCTGAGGTTTGGGCCAATCGTGGCCGACGTAGCAGCGGACGTCAGTCCGCTCCATTCAAGTTCGGGGAAAAGTCAGAGCCGACTGACGTCGGCTGCTACGAATGGAGAGGCGGATGCAGCCCTGAAAAACAACCGCCGTTTGTTTGCGGGAGTCGTCAGCGGCATCGCGCACTACGGCAACTGCTTCGGCATCCCGACCATCGCGGGTGAGGTTTATTTCGACAAAAGCTACGAGGGCAATCCGCTTGTGAACGCCTTTTGCCTCGGCGTGCTGCGCCACGAACAAATTGCGCGCGGCGCGGCCAAGGGCATCGGCAATCCGGTGTTCTACGTCGGACCGGCCACCGGACGCGACGGTCTGGCAGGCGCGGCGTTCGCTTCGCAGGATTTGACCGAAGAATCCGCCGAGCAACAACGCGGAGCAGTGCAGGTTGGTGATCCGTTCATGGAAAAACTTGTTTGCGAAGCCTGCCTCGAACTGCTGGCCACCGGCGCCGTCGCAGGCATTCAAGACATGGGTGCAGCAGGCCTCACATGCTCGACTTGTGAAACCGCCGCGCGCGCGGGCACCGGCATCGAAATCGAATTGGACAAGGTGCCGCAACGCGCGCCGAACATGTCCAGCTACGAAATCATGTTGAGCGAATCGCAGGAGCGGATGCTCATCATCGTGCACAAAGGTCGCGAAGAAGAAGTGAAACGCATTTTCGACAAATGGGATTTGCCGTGGGCGGAAGTTGGTATCGTCACCGACACTGGCCGGATGGTTGTGAAACATCACGGTAAGGTCGTCGCGGACATTCCAGCCAAGAAGATCGCCGACGAATCGCCGGTCTATCAGCGCGATTCCCAAGAGCCGGAGTACTTGAAGGAAGTACGCGCGTTTCGCCTCGATGGCGTTCCCGACACGACCGACCCGGTTGCCGATCTCAAGAAACTACTCGCCTGGCCGAGCATCGCGTCCAAGAACTGGGTGTATCGCCAATACGATCAGATGGTTCGCGACGGTACGGTCGTTTGCCCTGGCAGCGACGCGGCGGTGCTGCGCATCAAGGCGGATTCATTGCCAGAAGCTGCAAACTCGCCTCACGCCTCACGCCTCACGGAGAAACTCATCGCCCTGACGGTGGATTGCAACGGCGTTTACGTTTATCTCGATCCCTACGAAGGCGCGAAGGCGGCAATGGCAGAAGCGTGCCGCAATCTCGCCTGCTCCGGCGCTGTTCCGCTCGGCACGACCGACAATCTCAACATGCCCAGTCCGCTCAAACCGGAACTGTTCTGGCAGATCAAGGAATCCGTGCGCGGGTTGGCCGAAGCATGCAAGGCATTCAACGCACCCGTCACCGGCGGCAATTGTTCGCTCTACAACCAAAGCCCCGCCGGCCCGATCGACCCCACGCCGACGGTCGCCGTTGTGGGCCTCATCGAAAAGCCGGAGCACGTCACGACACAGTGGTTCAAGGATGGAGGTGACGCGATCATTTTGCTCGGCGAAGCGGTGGACATGCAAGACCCGCTACTCGGCCTCGGCGGCTCAGCCTGTCTGCAAGTAATTCACGGGAAAAAAACCGGCAGTCCGCCGCGCTGCGATCTCGATCAAGCCCGCACGCTGCACACCACACTGCTGGGTTTGATTCAATCCGGCTTGGTGAAAAGCGCGCATGATTGCAGCGAGGGTGGTCTAGCCGTGTGCCTTGCTGAAAGCTGCATCAGCCAACTCATCGCCCGCGAAACGCCGAGGTTGATTGGTGCGACAATTGACTTGCGTGCGATGAAAGACACCCGCCTTGATGCGCTGCTCTTCGGCGAAACGCAAAGCCGCGCGGTCATCAGTTGCAAAGTCCTCGACGCCTTGAAAGTCGTCGAACGCGCCAAACTCATGGGCGTTCCCGCGGTTCAGATCGGAAAAGTCGGCGGAGACAAATTGACGGTGAAGGCGGCGGGCAGTGAATTCTCCGCCCCGATCACTGAGTTGCACGACTCTTGGTGGAACAGCATCGCCCGCGCGATGCTGTAA
- a CDS encoding IS1380 family transposase, whose amino-acid sequence MINTRDHDCTGTVCNPELFQFPAVKKRQVTAGFSGGDVTSDGGILLLRQADRQLGLTQALARVLPDPRNPERIVHPLLTFIRQRVYGLCLGYEDLNDHDHLRQDLAWQTAAERDEALASSPTLCRWENRADRQAAWWVQEIMVNQFIAAFAQAPTELILDFDSTDDRVHGKQEGRFFHGYYGNYCFLALYVFCGEQLLVSYLRPSNQDNARHAWAILKLLVRRLRRAWPQVKIVVRADSGFCRWRMLHWCDAHGVGYVIGLAKNDRLLVLARPLMDQAQAQHEQTQEKQRLFAEVRYAAQSWERERRVIVKAEHTDKGSNPRFVVTNLEADAQPLYDDVYCARGEMENRIKEQQLGLFSDRTSCHDWWANQFRLLLSSCAYVLLETMRRLGLAGTDLARAQVGTIRLKLLKIGAVVLRNTRRVRLLLASSYPYQNIFAQVAKAFNTG is encoded by the coding sequence ATGATTAATACAAGAGACCACGATTGCACGGGGACAGTTTGTAACCCTGAACTTTTCCAATTTCCAGCCGTAAAAAAGCGCCAGGTCACGGCGGGTTTTTCCGGCGGGGACGTGACCAGTGATGGCGGCATCCTGTTGTTGCGCCAAGCCGACCGCCAACTGGGACTGACCCAGGCGCTGGCCCGGGTGTTGCCCGATCCGCGCAACCCGGAGCGCATCGTGCATCCGCTGCTGACCTTCATCCGTCAGCGCGTCTATGGTCTGTGCCTGGGGTATGAGGATTTGAACGATCACGATCATCTGCGGCAGGATCTGGCCTGGCAGACGGCGGCGGAACGGGACGAGGCCCTGGCCAGCAGTCCGACCCTCTGCCGCTGGGAGAATCGGGCCGACCGCCAGGCGGCTTGGTGGGTGCAGGAAATCATGGTGAACCAATTCATCGCCGCCTTTGCGCAGGCACCCACGGAACTGATTTTGGACTTCGACAGCACGGATGACCGGGTGCATGGCAAACAGGAAGGCCGCTTCTTCCACGGCTACTACGGCAACTATTGTTTCCTGGCGCTGTATGTGTTTTGCGGAGAGCAGTTGCTGGTGTCGTATTTGCGGCCCAGCAACCAGGACAATGCCCGGCACGCGTGGGCGATTCTGAAGTTACTGGTCCGGCGATTGCGACGGGCTTGGCCGCAAGTAAAGATCGTGGTGCGGGCCGACAGCGGCTTTTGCCGGTGGCGGATGCTCCATTGGTGCGACGCTCACGGGGTGGGTTATGTGATTGGCTTGGCCAAGAACGACCGACTCCTGGTTCTGGCCCGGCCGTTAATGGACCAGGCGCAAGCCCAACACGAACAAACTCAGGAGAAGCAACGGCTCTTTGCCGAGGTGCGATATGCCGCCCAGAGTTGGGAGCGGGAGCGACGGGTGATCGTCAAGGCGGAGCACACGGACAAAGGGAGCAATCCGCGTTTTGTGGTGACCAATTTGGAGGCGGACGCCCAGCCGCTTTACGACGACGTTTATTGTGCGCGGGGCGAGATGGAGAACCGGATCAAGGAACAACAGTTGGGTTTGTTCAGCGACCGGACCAGTTGCCACGATTGGTGGGCCAACCAGTTTCGGCTGCTGCTCTCCAGTTGCGCGTATGTGCTGCTGGAGACGATGCGGCGACTGGGCTTGGCTGGCACCGACTTGGCGCGGGCGCAGGTGGGCACCATCCGGCTGAAGTTGTTGAAAATTGGCGCCGTGGTGTTGCGCAACACGCGGCGTGTGCGGCTGCTGTTGGCGAGCAGCTACCCGTATCAAAACATCTTTGCGCAAGTGGCCAAAGCGTTCAACACGGGATAG